A stretch of Meiothermus sp. QL-1 DNA encodes these proteins:
- a CDS encoding phosphoribosyltransferase family protein, with protein sequence MRTYEVDIAGVRRELPIVQVGPDVAVALFNMLGDTEVVEQAAAALAQRLPADVDTLVTPEVKAVPLAHALSRLSGKPYVVARKTEKPYMINPISRTVISITTGKPQLLVLDGSDVPLIKGRKVAIVDDVVSTGSTLKGLSDLIAEVGGEVRAVLAVFTEGSPRDDVIALGHLPLFKPE encoded by the coding sequence GTGAGGACCTACGAGGTAGATATCGCCGGTGTGCGCCGTGAGCTCCCCATCGTGCAGGTGGGGCCCGACGTGGCGGTGGCCCTGTTCAACATGCTGGGCGACACCGAGGTGGTCGAACAGGCTGCCGCGGCCCTGGCCCAGCGCCTGCCCGCTGATGTGGACACCCTGGTCACCCCCGAGGTCAAGGCCGTCCCCCTGGCCCATGCCCTCTCCCGCCTGAGCGGCAAGCCCTACGTGGTGGCCCGTAAGACCGAAAAACCCTACATGATTAACCCGATTTCCCGTACGGTCATCTCCATCACCACCGGCAAGCCCCAGCTTTTGGTGCTGGACGGGAGCGACGTGCCCCTCATCAAGGGCAGGAAGGTGGCCATCGTGGACGACGTGGTCTCCACCGGTAGCACCCTCAAAGGCCTATCCGACCTGATCGCCGAGGTGGGGGGTGAGGTGCGGGCCGTGCTAGCCGTTTTCACCGAGGGCTCTCCCCGCGACGACGTGATTGCGCTAGGCCATCTGCCCCTTTTCAAACCTGAGTGA
- a CDS encoding bifunctional nuclease family protein codes for MVPARIEGMGVDPGNGNLIVMLKAENNLVLPVVIGALETQNIMIHLSGEKPPRPLGPDLFYNTLDLLGVKVLRVEIVELKEGTFYGRLVLEHRGMEYEVDCRPSDGMALAIRAGAPILIAEEVLRQAGIQESQLTRQGEPPKA; via the coding sequence ATGGTGCCCGCGCGCATCGAAGGCATGGGGGTAGACCCCGGAAACGGCAACCTGATCGTGATGCTCAAGGCCGAGAACAACCTGGTCTTGCCGGTGGTGATCGGCGCTTTGGAGACCCAGAACATCATGATCCACCTTTCCGGCGAGAAGCCGCCCCGGCCCCTGGGCCCCGACCTTTTCTACAACACCCTGGACCTCCTGGGGGTGAAGGTGCTGCGGGTAGAAATCGTGGAGCTCAAGGAGGGCACCTTCTACGGTCGGCTGGTGCTCGAGCACCGGGGGATGGAGTACGAGGTGGACTGCCGTCCTTCCGACGGAATGGCCCTGGCCATCCGGGCTGGGGCCCCCATCCTCATCGCCGAGGAGGTTTTACGCCAGGCGGGAATTCAGGAGTCGCAGCTCACCCGCCAGGGCGAGCCGCCCAAGGCCTAG
- a CDS encoding HIT domain-containing protein, whose translation MENPTVFGKIIRRELPADIVYEDEEFIAFKDIRPRSKVHILVCPKEYIPTLAHYPETEEGALKLGRLMLTANKVARLLGLEGYFLRIHVGEKGGQEVFHVHVHLRSDA comes from the coding sequence GTGGAAAACCCCACCGTTTTCGGCAAAATCATCCGGCGGGAACTCCCTGCCGATATCGTCTACGAGGACGAAGAGTTCATTGCCTTCAAGGACATCCGGCCCCGCTCCAAGGTGCACATCCTGGTCTGCCCCAAGGAGTACATCCCCACCCTGGCCCACTACCCCGAGACCGAGGAGGGGGCCCTGAAGCTGGGGCGGCTCATGCTCACCGCCAACAAGGTGGCGCGGCTACTGGGCCTCGAGGGCTACTTCCTGCGCATCCACGTGGGCGAGAAGGGGGGGCAAGAGGTCTTCCACGTCCACGTCCACCTGCGTTCCGACGCCTAG
- a CDS encoding esterase family protein codes for MHSEYHRWYSPALGHEMELKLYGHAGQPVVVFPAQNGRWYDWEGHGGMVEACGYLLEAGRIRFICVDGVDWQSWCNQGLPPWERARRHNDYDAYIMREVVPFLQQSLRLPLWLTGCSMGAYHAANFFFKHPEAFEGVIALSGLYQVRDFVGDEGGMDAYFNSPLWYLPNMDEALLERYRQGKKIVFVVGQGRWEEACLEDTRAMERVLAEKRIPAIVEYWGHDVDHDWPWWRRMLPYYLERLGV; via the coding sequence ATGCATAGCGAATACCACAGGTGGTACAGCCCTGCGCTGGGGCACGAGATGGAACTCAAGCTTTACGGCCATGCTGGCCAGCCCGTCGTGGTTTTTCCAGCCCAGAACGGGCGCTGGTATGACTGGGAGGGGCACGGGGGCATGGTGGAGGCCTGCGGGTACTTGTTGGAGGCGGGCCGCATCCGCTTCATCTGCGTGGATGGTGTGGACTGGCAGAGCTGGTGCAACCAGGGCCTTCCGCCCTGGGAGCGGGCCCGCCGCCACAACGATTACGACGCCTACATCATGCGGGAGGTGGTGCCCTTTTTGCAGCAAAGCCTAAGGCTGCCCCTCTGGCTCACCGGCTGCAGCATGGGGGCCTACCACGCGGCCAACTTCTTCTTCAAGCATCCGGAGGCCTTCGAAGGGGTGATCGCCCTCTCGGGGCTCTACCAGGTGCGGGACTTCGTGGGCGACGAGGGGGGCATGGACGCCTACTTCAACTCGCCGCTTTGGTACCTGCCCAACATGGACGAGGCGCTCTTGGAGCGCTACCGCCAGGGCAAGAAGATTGTCTTTGTGGTGGGGCAGGGGCGCTGGGAGGAGGCCTGCCTCGAGGACACCCGGGCCATGGAGCGGGTGCTGGCCGAGAAGCGCATCCCGGCCATCGTGGAGTACTGGGGCCACGACGTGGACCACGACTGGCCCTGGTGGCGCCGGATGCTGCCTTACTACCTCGAGCGCCTTGGGGTCTAG
- the folP gene encoding dihydropteroate synthase, translating to MGVLNLTPDSFSDGGRYNRLEAAIERARQMVAEGADLIDVGGESTRPGAEPVSAAEEKRRVLPVLEALLSLGVPISIDTRKPEVAAEALALGVHLLNDVTGLRDERMVALAARYQVPAVIMHMPVPDPATMQQHAHYADVVAEVKAFLQAQAQRALAAGVPQVVLDPGIGFGKRLEHNLALINCLGELVALGHPVLLGASRKRFIGELSGVEVAEKRLAGTLAAHLFGLSRGAHILRVHDVRAHREALAVWGALAGEGQRG from the coding sequence ATGGGGGTGCTCAACCTTACACCGGACTCCTTCTCCGATGGGGGAAGGTACAACCGGCTCGAGGCCGCCATAGAGCGGGCCCGGCAGATGGTGGCCGAGGGGGCCGACTTAATCGATGTGGGCGGAGAGTCCACCCGCCCGGGGGCCGAGCCGGTGAGCGCAGCAGAGGAGAAGCGCCGGGTGCTTCCGGTGCTGGAGGCCCTTCTTTCGCTGGGGGTGCCCATCAGCATTGATACCCGCAAGCCCGAGGTGGCCGCCGAGGCGCTGGCCTTGGGGGTGCACCTGCTCAACGATGTGACCGGGCTGCGTGATGAGCGCATGGTTGCGCTGGCAGCCCGCTACCAGGTGCCCGCGGTCATCATGCACATGCCGGTGCCCGACCCGGCCACCATGCAGCAGCACGCCCACTACGCCGATGTGGTGGCCGAGGTGAAGGCCTTCCTGCAGGCCCAGGCCCAAAGGGCCCTGGCCGCCGGGGTGCCCCAGGTGGTGCTCGACCCGGGGATTGGTTTCGGTAAGCGGCTGGAGCACAACCTGGCGCTTATCAACTGTCTGGGCGAGCTGGTTGCGCTGGGCCACCCGGTGCTCCTGGGGGCCAGCCGCAAGCGCTTCATTGGGGAGCTGAGCGGAGTGGAGGTGGCTGAGAAGCGGCTGGCGGGCACACTGGCCGCCCACCTCTTCGGCCTGAGCCGGGGCGCTCACATCCTGCGGGTGCACGATGTGCGGGCCCATAGGGAGGCCCTGGCGGTGTGGGGTGCCCTGGCGGGGGAGGGGCAGCGTGGGTAG
- the folB gene encoding dihydroneopterin aldolase, giving the protein MGRVVLAGIELYARHGLHAEEERLGARFVVDVEMEVAFEGRPDRLASTVDYSAVFLLVQRLATERRFYLIEALADHLADEIMARFAEVQAVVVRVHKPHAPLPGVVRDVFVETLRRR; this is encoded by the coding sequence GTGGGTAGGGTGGTGCTGGCGGGTATCGAGCTGTACGCCCGCCATGGGCTTCATGCCGAAGAGGAGCGGCTCGGGGCACGCTTTGTGGTGGACGTGGAGATGGAGGTGGCCTTCGAGGGCCGGCCCGACCGGCTGGCCTCCACGGTGGACTATAGCGCGGTCTTTCTGCTGGTGCAGCGGCTGGCCACCGAGCGCCGCTTCTACCTCATCGAGGCCCTGGCCGACCACCTGGCCGACGAGATTATGGCCCGCTTCGCCGAGGTGCAGGCCGTGGTGGTGCGGGTGCATAAACCCCACGCCCCCCTGCCCGGGGTGGTGCGGGATGTGTTTGTAGAGACCCTGAGGCGACGATGA
- a CDS encoding folylpolyglutamate synthase/dihydrofolate synthase family protein, whose amino-acid sequence MTYEEALAYTTGLLKFGVRLGLERLRALLQRVGDPHTAFQAVHVAGTNGKGSTTAFIATALREAGYRTGSYFSPHLFDYRERIQINGVPISPEAFARQIERLRPVAEALAQDGRYGPTTEFELVTAAAFCHFAEEKVEVAVLEVGLGGRLDATNVIPPPLVAVITSIGLDHQEVLGPTLGQIAREKAGILKPGVPLVTGVDQAEALEAIQAVAHQQGCPVYRVAPAGEGAYAGYGLDGEGLWLRLPGLELRGLRPGLRGRFQQANAAVAATALHLLASRGLEVPEAALRRGLEKTWLPGRFQVLRLQHPPRILVLDVAHNQDGARALAEALEQAFPAQKKLFVVGMKANHDPAHFLPPLKDQVERIWIAPPRTSPRPPDELVRVARALGLRVEAAPSVPQALQQALGQADPHQPVVLTGSFLTVGELPEPYRRLALKP is encoded by the coding sequence ATGACCTACGAGGAAGCCCTGGCCTACACCACCGGTTTGCTCAAATTTGGCGTTCGGTTGGGCCTGGAGCGCCTCCGGGCGTTGCTGCAACGGGTGGGGGACCCCCACACAGCCTTCCAGGCGGTCCACGTGGCCGGGACCAACGGCAAGGGCTCCACCACGGCCTTCATCGCCACGGCGTTGCGCGAGGCGGGCTACCGCACCGGCAGCTACTTTTCTCCCCATCTCTTCGATTACCGCGAGCGCATCCAGATAAACGGGGTGCCGATTTCTCCCGAGGCCTTTGCCCGGCAGATAGAGCGCCTTCGTCCTGTTGCCGAGGCCCTGGCCCAGGACGGGCGCTATGGCCCCACCACCGAGTTCGAGCTGGTCACCGCGGCGGCTTTTTGCCACTTCGCCGAGGAAAAAGTAGAGGTGGCGGTGCTCGAGGTGGGCCTGGGCGGCCGTCTGGATGCCACCAACGTCATCCCTCCGCCTTTGGTGGCGGTCATCACCAGCATCGGCCTGGACCATCAGGAGGTGCTGGGCCCTACGCTGGGGCAGATTGCCCGGGAAAAGGCCGGCATCCTCAAGCCGGGGGTTCCGCTGGTGACGGGGGTGGACCAGGCCGAGGCCCTCGAGGCCATCCAGGCGGTGGCCCACCAGCAGGGCTGCCCAGTGTACCGGGTAGCCCCGGCGGGAGAGGGCGCCTACGCCGGCTATGGCCTCGACGGAGAGGGGCTTTGGCTCAGGCTGCCGGGGCTTGAGCTGAGGGGGTTGCGCCCGGGGCTTCGGGGGCGGTTTCAGCAGGCCAACGCGGCGGTGGCCGCCACCGCCCTTCACCTGCTTGCCTCGCGGGGGTTGGAGGTGCCGGAGGCGGCCTTGCGGCGGGGCTTGGAAAAGACCTGGCTTCCGGGCCGCTTCCAGGTTCTGCGGTTGCAGCACCCGCCCCGCATCCTGGTGCTCGACGTGGCCCACAACCAGGATGGGGCCCGCGCTTTGGCCGAGGCCCTCGAGCAGGCCTTTCCTGCCCAGAAAAAGCTCTTCGTGGTGGGGATGAAGGCCAACCACGACCCGGCCCATTTCCTCCCCCCCCTCAAAGACCAGGTGGAGCGCATCTGGATTGCCCCACCGCGCACCAGCCCTCGCCCGCCCGATGAGCTGGTGCGGGTGGCCCGGGCCCTTGGGCTCAGGGTCGAGGCTGCCCCCAGCGTCCCCCAGGCGCTGCAGCAGGCCCTGGGCCAGGCTGACCCCCACCAGCCGGTGGTGCTCACCGGCTCTTTCCTCACGGTGGGCGAGCTGCCCGAGCCTTACCGCCGCCTAGCCCTAAAGCCGTAG
- the folK gene encoding 2-amino-4-hydroxy-6-hydroxymethyldihydropteridine diphosphokinase translates to MHRYAIALGSNLGDRLAYLRQGLALLLQRTDAFELCSSQVYDTDPVGGPEGQNTYLNAAVTFKSRLEPPVLLEHLLAIERQAGRKRHRPNEPRTLDLDLLLCDALRLQTPALTLPHPRMHLRAFVLVPLAEIAPDWVVPGLEQSVGALQARLGTAGVRPTGLRL, encoded by the coding sequence GTGCACCGCTACGCGATAGCCCTGGGCTCCAACCTGGGCGACCGGCTGGCCTACCTGCGGCAGGGGCTGGCCCTGCTTCTGCAGCGAACCGACGCTTTTGAGCTCTGCTCAAGCCAGGTCTACGACACCGACCCGGTGGGGGGCCCCGAGGGGCAGAACACCTACCTCAACGCCGCCGTCACCTTCAAAAGCCGGCTGGAGCCCCCGGTGCTGCTCGAGCACCTGCTCGCCATCGAGCGCCAGGCCGGACGAAAGCGGCATAGGCCCAACGAACCCCGCACCCTCGACCTCGACCTGCTGCTCTGCGACGCGCTGCGCTTGCAGACGCCGGCCCTGACCCTTCCCCACCCCCGCATGCACCTGCGGGCCTTTGTGCTGGTGCCCCTGGCCGAGATTGCCCCCGACTGGGTGGTGCCGGGCCTGGAGCAAAGCGTGGGGGCCCTGCAAGCCCGGCTGGGCACCGCCGGCGTCCGCCCCACCGGCCTACGGCTTTAG
- the mnhG gene encoding monovalent cation/H(+) antiporter subunit G, translating into MLELLVYALVAGGVFFLFIAAIGVVRMPDLYNRMHATSKAGTLGVGLILLAVAAFYQELAVAARALATLAFIILTAPVAAHALGRAAYLSGVKPCESTYVDELAGHYQKNHRLTSVEKAPPKEP; encoded by the coding sequence ATGCTCGAACTGCTGGTGTACGCGCTGGTGGCGGGGGGGGTTTTCTTCCTCTTTATCGCCGCCATCGGGGTTGTGCGGATGCCCGACCTCTACAACCGCATGCACGCCACCTCCAAGGCCGGCACCCTGGGGGTGGGCCTCATTCTCCTCGCGGTAGCGGCCTTCTACCAAGAGCTGGCGGTGGCTGCCCGGGCCCTGGCCACCCTGGCCTTCATCATCCTCACCGCACCGGTGGCAGCCCACGCTCTGGGCCGGGCGGCCTACCTCTCGGGGGTCAAGCCCTGCGAGAGCACCTACGTCGACGAGCTGGCTGGGCACTACCAGAAAAACCACCGGCTCACCTCGGTGGAGAAAGCCCCACCCAAGGAGCCCTGA
- a CDS encoding monovalent cation/H+ antiporter complex subunit F — MSFLEGAMLALFFTLPFAIYRLVRGPTLPDRVVGLDLITTVAVALAALYAMVSGQTAFLDVATALALFAFLATLGLARYIEYRGQKGE, encoded by the coding sequence ATGAGCTTTTTAGAAGGGGCCATGCTGGCCTTGTTTTTCACCCTACCCTTTGCCATCTACCGGCTGGTGCGGGGGCCCACCCTGCCCGACCGGGTGGTGGGTCTCGACCTCATCACCACCGTTGCGGTGGCCCTGGCCGCGCTATACGCCATGGTAAGCGGCCAGACCGCCTTCCTGGACGTGGCCACCGCCCTGGCGCTCTTTGCCTTCCTGGCCACCTTGGGGCTGGCCCGCTACATCGAGTACCGGGGGCAGAAGGGGGAGTGA
- a CDS encoding Na+/H+ antiporter subunit E, with protein sequence MRAFVQNVLLSIFWMLVTESFTLTNFLVGFAIGFLILLLARPLFDAPSRRYFALAWKLPRFVLLMLWEILLSSLRVAQAVLSPNMGIKPGIIAYPLTVESDLEITLLANLITLTPGTLSLDVSDDRKVLYVHGMFVDDPQAVVQSIHESLEKAVMEVTR encoded by the coding sequence ATGAGGGCTTTTGTGCAAAACGTGCTCCTCAGCATCTTCTGGATGCTGGTTACAGAGAGCTTCACCCTCACCAACTTTTTGGTGGGCTTCGCCATCGGCTTCCTCATCTTGCTGCTGGCCCGCCCCCTCTTCGACGCCCCCTCCAGGCGCTACTTCGCCCTGGCCTGGAAGCTTCCTCGCTTCGTGCTCCTGATGCTCTGGGAAATTCTGCTCTCCAGCCTGCGGGTAGCCCAGGCGGTGCTCTCGCCCAACATGGGCATCAAGCCCGGGATCATTGCCTATCCCCTGACGGTGGAGAGCGACCTGGAGATCACCCTGCTGGCCAACCTGATCACCCTGACCCCGGGTACGCTGAGCCTGGACGTCTCCGACGACCGCAAGGTGCTCTACGTGCACGGGATGTTCGTGGACGACCCCCAGGCCGTCGTCCAATCCATCCACGAAAGCCTGGAAAAAGCCGTGATGGAGGTGACGCGATGA
- a CDS encoding proton-conducting transporter membrane subunit, producing MSLVVLPLLVPLTTGILALLLPQRAQRFMGLLGALGLLAAAAALLVQVNQQGIQAVQIGNWPAPFGITFVADHLSALMVLITGVVAVAVALYALLEADAPRERLGYHALTHLLLFGVNGAFLTGDVFNLYVWFEVLLLASFVLMVLGAGRAQLAGGAKYFVVSLLSSLLFLAAVGLIYGSTGALNLADLATRVGGVDPTLMNAIAMLFLVAFGLKAAIFPFFFWLPASYPAPPVIVSALFAGLLTKVGVYALIRVFTLLFTQEPAFTHGVILWLAGLTLVLGALLALAQGELRRLLSFQLVSHIGYMLMGLGILTPLALAGSVFYALNHMIVISALFLFAGLLQRLQGTTVLVRMGGLYRTHPGLSALFLLPAFSLAGLPPFSGFWAKFTLAAAGLEAGQYAIVVVALLVGLLTLLSMGLVFAEAFWKEPPENRPAPGHPGGLVLPVALLALLSLGIGIWAEPLLALSQQAAQELLEPTPYIQAVLGVSR from the coding sequence ATGAGCCTGGTGGTCCTGCCCCTGCTGGTTCCCCTTACCACCGGCATCCTGGCCCTCCTCCTGCCGCAAAGGGCCCAGCGCTTCATGGGCCTCCTGGGGGCCTTGGGCCTGCTGGCCGCCGCAGCAGCCCTGCTCGTTCAGGTCAACCAGCAGGGCATCCAGGCGGTGCAAATCGGCAACTGGCCGGCGCCCTTCGGCATCACCTTTGTGGCCGACCACCTCTCAGCCCTTATGGTGCTCATCACCGGGGTGGTGGCGGTGGCGGTGGCGCTTTACGCCCTCCTGGAGGCCGACGCCCCCCGCGAGCGCCTGGGCTACCATGCTCTCACCCACCTGCTTCTCTTCGGGGTGAACGGAGCCTTCCTCACAGGGGATGTTTTCAACCTGTACGTCTGGTTCGAAGTGCTCCTGCTGGCCTCCTTTGTGCTGATGGTGCTGGGTGCCGGCCGGGCCCAGCTCGCTGGGGGGGCCAAGTACTTCGTGGTCTCGCTTCTCTCCTCCCTCCTTTTTCTGGCCGCGGTGGGGCTCATCTACGGCTCTACCGGAGCCTTGAACCTGGCCGACCTGGCCACCCGGGTGGGCGGGGTGGACCCCACCCTCATGAACGCCATCGCCATGCTCTTCCTGGTGGCCTTTGGCCTCAAGGCGGCCATCTTTCCCTTCTTCTTCTGGCTCCCGGCCTCCTACCCAGCCCCCCCGGTGATCGTCTCGGCCCTCTTCGCCGGGCTTCTGACCAAGGTGGGGGTCTACGCCCTGATCCGGGTCTTCACCCTCCTCTTTACCCAGGAGCCGGCCTTCACCCACGGGGTCATCCTCTGGCTGGCTGGGCTCACGCTGGTGCTGGGGGCCCTGCTGGCCCTGGCCCAGGGGGAGCTCAGGCGGCTTCTTTCTTTCCAGCTTGTGAGCCACATCGGGTACATGCTGATGGGGCTGGGCATCCTAACCCCCCTCGCCCTGGCCGGCTCGGTCTTCTATGCCCTCAATCACATGATCGTCATCTCAGCCCTCTTCCTCTTCGCCGGGCTGCTCCAGCGGTTGCAGGGCACCACGGTGCTGGTGCGGATGGGGGGCCTCTACCGCACCCACCCGGGCCTCTCGGCGCTCTTCCTGCTCCCGGCCTTCTCGCTGGCGGGGCTGCCGCCGTTCTCGGGCTTCTGGGCCAAGTTCACCCTGGCCGCTGCAGGGCTGGAGGCCGGGCAGTACGCCATCGTGGTCGTGGCCCTGCTGGTAGGCCTCCTGACCCTGCTCTCCATGGGTCTGGTCTTCGCTGAAGCCTTCTGGAAGGAGCCGCCGGAGAACCGCCCGGCCCCAGGGCACCCGGGCGGGCTGGTGCTGCCGGTGGCCCTGCTCGCCCTGCTTAGCCTGGGGATTGGAATCTGGGCCGAGCCCCTGCTGGCGCTTTCGCAGCAGGCCGCCCAGGAGCTGCTCGAGCCCACCCCGTACATCCAGGCCGTGCTGGGGGTGAGCCGATGA
- a CDS encoding sodium:proton antiporter, whose amino-acid sequence MEALLAFAVGGLSAVGVYLMLRPHLIQFLIGFLVLGNAANLVIFTAGRLGSEFPPLVQRSGEVMEPIANPLPQALILTAIVIGFALAAFGIVLFFRTQEVLGTLNAEVLPEVLEEAPTPSPVEEVLPPRPEKERVAV is encoded by the coding sequence ATGGAGGCTTTGCTGGCGTTTGCGGTTGGGGGCCTCTCGGCGGTAGGGGTTTACCTGATGCTCAGGCCCCACCTTATTCAGTTCCTCATTGGGTTTTTGGTGCTGGGCAACGCGGCCAACCTGGTTATTTTCACCGCAGGCCGCCTGGGCAGCGAGTTTCCTCCCCTGGTGCAAAGAAGCGGGGAGGTGATGGAGCCCATTGCCAACCCGCTGCCGCAGGCCCTCATCCTGACGGCCATCGTGATCGGCTTCGCCCTGGCCGCTTTCGGCATCGTGCTCTTCTTCCGTACCCAAGAGGTGCTGGGCACCCTCAACGCCGAGGTGCTGCCAGAGGTCTTAGAGGAGGCCCCCACCCCTTCCCCGGTCGAGGAGGTCTTGCCTCCAAGGCCTGAAAAGGAGCGTGTGGCGGTATGA
- a CDS encoding Na+/H+ antiporter subunit B, with product MNTLILKTTSRFLFALLLLLSVFLLLRGHNEPGGGFIGALVAVGAYALYALAHGVEAARRLLPLPPLRLVGWGLLLALLSGLPALFAAKPFMTGVWFTLLGVKVGTPVIFDLGVYLTVFGALLSAIFDLEERAQAWEGT from the coding sequence GTGAACACGCTCATCCTGAAGACCACCTCGAGGTTCCTCTTCGCCCTTTTGCTCCTGCTTTCGGTCTTCCTGCTTCTCAGAGGCCACAACGAGCCGGGTGGGGGCTTCATCGGCGCCCTGGTTGCGGTGGGGGCCTATGCCCTGTACGCCCTGGCCCACGGGGTCGAGGCAGCCCGGCGGCTCCTTCCCCTACCGCCTCTTAGGCTGGTGGGGTGGGGGCTTCTGCTCGCGCTTCTGAGCGGCCTGCCAGCCCTTTTTGCCGCTAAGCCCTTCATGACCGGGGTGTGGTTTACCCTCCTGGGGGTCAAGGTGGGCACCCCGGTGATCTTCGACCTAGGGGTGTACCTGACGGTATTCGGGGCACTCTTATCGGCCATATTCGACCTTGAAGAGAGGGCGCAAGCGTGGGAGGGTACCTGA